In Fusarium fujikuroi IMI 58289 draft genome, chromosome FFUJ_chr02, the genomic stretch GGGGATTTTACGAATAATGTTTGATACCCAAGCGATATGAGTTAGGTACGGACGGTTGATCTGACGATTTGCTGTTTGGAGTGGAggatgagtgagtgagagggagggagggaggggggTTGGGAGGGAAAACTTTTGGGAAAATAGCAGGCATAGACGTTAGGGGCATCATAGAACGGAAATTTTAcgtatttattttaattattgAGCGATTTGAGAGTCTGTGCTGTACCGAATGGCTTTGTGATGCGATTGAACAAGTCAGCTGGTGATTATATTGAGCAACATTGATGTTGCTTAAGATGAGTATTGTTGATTTCGCCTTTTCGTTCAGCCACTTCTTACATAAATCGATACTGATCTAACGTTGTAACTCCTTAATTAGTGCGCCTCGAAGTGGAAATGTCCTAATGATTCTGCAGAAATGATGAAAGCGATCGATTGCAGGTACGCATCAATGACGCCACGATCAAGGAGTCCCACTGTTGTTGATTCACCTTTGGCGGCCAAACATGTCGATTAGAACGTCATCAATAATTTGGATTTGCTACAGTGATAATAAGCTCGATATCCATACGTGCCTTCGTAGCTGCTCTATCATAGCTAATCTCACCTTGTCAACCTCTGTGAAACAACAAaaaccatcttcaacaacatgtCTGCACGCATTGCTCGATcttcaatggccttgaggcCCTCTCTCCCTATCCAGCGAGGTTTCCGCACGACAAGATTACTCCGTCACAATGAGAAGGAACCTATTGGACCCAAATCTCAAGATAAGCCCATGAGTAAGGGTGGAAAGTGAGTTTTGTTGCAGTAGAGTTAAAGAAGTGGCTGACGATGAATAGCTCGCAGATTATCATGTTGGGAGGTGTTGGCCTCGCAATCGGtgcaggcttcttcttccttatgTCGCGACCCGAGAAAGCAAAGGAACAACCTATCGAGGGTGTAAAATCCAAGCCCGTGAGCCCCAAATAAAGAGAGAGCGCGAGAGAATACGAGATACGAGAGAGTCTGGGGTTAGCAACGTGGATATGCAGGGTATAAATGATCGGATGGCGTAAGCGATGATTAACTTTGAGAGGAATAAGAAAATAGGTCGTCAATAACAAACAGAACCTGTTGCAGCAGCTCTAACTGCATTATCTACCAAATCAATGAGGCAGGTCGTCATGTTACGGCATCTCCGCACCTATCACCGCAGAGCTCATATCCCTGTCAAGCTCGCCGTAGGATCTAGTTTACAGCCTCAAAAGAGGCAGCCAAGCCAGTGCTATGCCTCTATTCGTCTGTGATGTGATATACACGTGTGTGTCGCAGTCGACAGACCGCGTAATCAGCACACGACGCGCATTGGGATCACTTTCAGCCTTCTTAGGCGTTTTTGTCTCCCGCTACCAGCCCTACTACTGGGAATAGGCAGTGATATAATGCCCATGATTATATAGCTGAAGCTTGCACTCAGCCGATCTGACAATCCCCCACTTCAACGACCCCTTCTTACTACCGCTACCTTTCCCCACATACAATGGACGGAGACGGCTTCTCGGTTATTTCACTCACCTCGCTCGGCTCGAGTATTTCTCACCGCGTCTTGTCCAGCGCCGAAGAGCTCAATGAATTGAACACGGCACTTCAAGTCCCCGACGAGCGATTGTCCTCGTTCGCGACGAGGCTGTATCAGCTCCATCAGCATGTGGGAGTGCTCGAGACTGCGCTAAATAGCGCCAGTGCTATCTCGGGCAGACTGCAGACTACAATAAGTCATAGTCTTGGATCGTGCGATGTTGTCGCGACTGTGCTGAATAAGCAAATTATGAGACTGCAGGCCGAGACGCTGCCGTTGCTGGATGAGGTGTTTTTGGTGGTTTACagtgatgctgttgttgcgTTCTCTCGGCTCTTTGCGTTCTTTGCAAAGGTGCTGTCGATGTAAGTGGTGCTTATCTCGCCATGTGGTGTGAGCGTTTATTTATGATGTGCTAGCAAAGttcgagatgatcaagattcTGCTCTCGATACCAAGAGTGGAAGAGAGATCTTTGATCACGTTAACAGAGCCTGCCAAAAAGCTTCGCAGACCAAAGATATTCTCTTCACTGGATCGCAGAACGACTCTTATGCATCGAGTAGTAAAGGGCCTCTTCCAGGCGATATCGAACCTCCACCCTATGAACCAGCacagccttcttcagctcagtCGCCGAGCTGCGAATCACCAAGCGGATCTTCCGGCTTTTCCAAAGGTCTATCTTCGTTGACTAACTCGTTCAAGGCCATGACAGCTGGTCTCTGGCCCAAGCCCGATCCTCTATCCACTGCCCTTTGTCAAGCTGCTCTTCGCGGAGACGTTCAGCAAATGAGCGGTCTACTTGCACAAGGAGCGAACATCAATGGACGAAACGGAGAGGGCAATTCACCTCTCGGCTGTGCTATCTTGGCCAATCAAGAAGACGCCGTGCGGTTCCTCATCGGTTCTGGTGCCGACACCAACGGCAAAGATATGAAGATCCCACCGGTCTTTCTGGCTGCATCAGTCGGAAGCATTGGCGTTGCAAAGATGCTCATCGACCAGGGCACATGGAACGTCAACGCTGCCAGCTGGTCTGGGCAATCATACTTTGTCGACGTATGCAACAGTGAGAACCTGGAGGGTATTCAGCTTCTTTTGGACAACGGTGCTAAACCAAACACCACGAACACCTCCGGACGGCCAGTTCTTGCACAGGCTGTTAAGAAGGGTAACCTGGAGCTTGTCAGGATGCTGCTTCAGCACGGCGCGAATCCAGACACTAGTGATCTCTCAGGTAATTCGCTATTGTCTATTGCTGCGAGCCAGGACCGTATGGATATGATGAGGCTCCTTCTTGAAAGTGGAACAAATGCAAGCTCAAAGAATCTGAGCGGATTATCTGTACTAGCAGACGCTATCGCAAAGAGAAAACTAGACATGGCagaacttcttctcaaacacgGGGCCAATGCCAGCGCAAAGGATCTCGTTGGCCATCCAATTCTTGTCATCGCCCTCCGCGACAGCAAACTTTCACAAAATGAGAAAGTTCGAGTCGTCAGAATGCTTCTCGACCACGGCGCTTCACCAAACGTGTCAGACGGAACATGGGGCGTCGCAGCGATATGCTTCGCCATGGAGACAGGCAACACGGACCTCGTAAAGATGATGCTCGCAGCTGgctccaacaccaagaagaagatgagcagCGGCGAGACTCTTTTGCTCTACGCTATTGATAACGGGAAGAGAGACCAGGctaagcttcttctcgaagcTGGCGCTGATGCTAATGCGGCGGATAAGAAGGGCAGAACGCCGTTGATGCAGGCTATTTCGAGGAGGGATACGGAATTGATAAGGGTTCTGAAAGCACATGGAGCGGATATGAATGTTGGAGGGTGTATTTCACCGGCTGAGTTGGCGCAGTCGATGGGTGATCTTGAGATTCTGCAGATATTGGGCTTTGGGTCTTCCTCCCAGAGAGGACCAGCTCGAGCGCATTCACCGCCCCCGCCTGGGTACGATGCGGCTATGGGCAAAGTATAAGAAACAGAGTAAATAAGCGGTTGATACCCCtgaataataattaatatttctattttccCAAAACGCCGGTCTATGTCGCTGTGTTTATTGCTGGTTGAGAATCTCCTTGAGCCACCACACATGTATCCTCTCATCCTTGGTCAACTCAGGATGAAAGCTTGTTCCTAGCACATTACCCTGTCTAACAGCGACGATGTCCCCTGAATCGTCCTTAGTGTTGGCTTGTGATACGCCAGACTTCATCTTATCTACTCGACCTGGCAACTTGGCCAGGACTTCAACTGGTGGCCGTCCATCGTCAGATGATCCGATGACTTCTTCCACGACGGGTGCGCGGATAAAGACTCCAGGGAAGAGCTTGTCGTCGTTGTCGTCGTTTAAGAAGGGGAGATTCATTCCTGACTCGAAACTCTCCA encodes the following:
- a CDS encoding related to ankyrin, producing the protein MDGDGFSVISLTSLGSSISHRVLSSAEELNELNTALQVPDERLSSFATRLYQLHQHVGVLETALNSASAISGRLQTTISHSLGSCDVVATVLNKQIMRLQAETLPLLDEVFLVVYSDAVVAFSRLFAFFAKVLSIKVRDDQDSALDTKSGREIFDHVNRACQKASQTKDILFTGSQNDSYASSSKGPLPGDIEPPPYEPAQPSSAQSPSCESPSGSSGFSKGLSSLTNSFKAMTAGLWPKPDPLSTALCQAALRGDVQQMSGLLAQGANINGRNGEGNSPLGCAILANQEDAVRFLIGSGADTNGKDMKIPPVFLAASVGSIGVAKMLIDQGTWNVNAASWSGQSYFVDVCNSENLEGIQLLLDNGAKPNTTNTSGRPVLAQAVKKGNLELVRMLLQHGANPDTSDLSGNSLLSIAASQDRMDMMRLLLESGTNASSKNLSGLSVLADAIAKRKLDMAELLLKHGANASAKDLVGHPILVIALRDSKLSQNEKVRVVRMLLDHGASPNVSDGTWGVAAICFAMETGNTDLVKMMLAAGSNTKKKMSSGETLLLYAIDNGKRDQAKLLLEAGADANAADKKGRTPLMQAISRRDTELIRVLKAHGADMNVGGCISPAELAQSMGDLEILQILGFGSSSQRGPARAHSPPPPGYDAAMGKV